One Pyrus communis chromosome 13, drPyrComm1.1, whole genome shotgun sequence genomic window carries:
- the LOC137713240 gene encoding large ribosomal subunit protein eL24: MVLKTELCRFSGDKIYPGRGIRFIRSDSQVFLFANSKCKRYFHNKLKPSKLTWTAMYRKQHKKDIAQEAVKKRRRATKKPYSRSIVGATLEVIQKRRTEKPEVRDAAREAALREIKERIKKTKDEKKAKKAEVTKSQKSQGKGNIPKGGAPKGPKLGGGGGKR, translated from the exons ATGGTTCTCAA GACGGAACTATGCCGTTTCAGCGGCGACAAGATATACCCAGGAAGAGGTATCAGATTTATTCGTTCTGATTCTCAG GTGTTCCTTTTTGCCAACTCCAAATGCAAAAGGTACTTCCACAACAAGCTGAAGCCATCAAAGCTTACCTGGACAGCCATGTACAGGAAGCAACACAAAAAG GATATTGCTCAAGAAGCTGTGAAGAAGAGGAGACGTGCCACCAAGAAGCCTTACTCAAGGTCTATTGTCGGTGCTACCCTGGAGGTTATCCAGAAGAGAAGAACTGAGAAGCCAGAGGTTCGTGATGCTGCACGTGAAGCTGCACTTCG TGAAATTAAGGAAAGAATCAAGAAGACCAAGGATGAAAAGAAGGCCAAGAAGGCAGAAGTAACGAAATCTCAGAAGTCTCAAGGCAAGGGCAACATTCCCAAGGGAGGTGCACCCAAGGGACCAAAGcttggcggtggtggtgggaaGCGTTAA
- the LOC137712521 gene encoding uncharacterized protein gives MGDNQDDDRSQSSDYTSEDEGTEDYRRGGYHAVRIGDTFKSGRYVVQTKLGWGHFSTVWLAWDTQHSRFVALKVQKSADHYTEAAMDEITILKQIAEGDPDDKKCVVKLLDHFKHSGPNGQHVCMVFEYLGDNLLTLIKYSDYRGVPLRMVKEICYHVLVGLDYLHRQLSIIHTDLKPENILLMSMIDHLKDPTNSRAPLILPSGKDKDASESGYAKALNGDVSRNQKKKIRRKAKRAAQECADRDEADADVETSAKVEASLNTRLNVCSVEEQTTSSVKADRSSDADGPNGSRPGSQGTKRGNRTTRRKLLASIDLKCKLVDFGNACWTYKQFTNDIQTRQYRCPEVILGSKYSTSADLWSFACICFELATGDVLFDPHSGDNFDRDEDHLALMMELLGMMPRKIALGGRYSRDYFNRYGDLRHIRRLRFWPLNKVLVEKYEFSEKDASELADFLVPILDFVPEKRPTAAQCLLHPWISAGPRLLEPSIASDKKQGVDSDTTEENQREKNEREAMEVGLANIAINSDSKPVKDVPSSSKPSRAAISSSSR, from the exons TTCTCCACCGTCTGGCTCGCCTGGGACACCCAACACTCT AGGTTTGTTGCTCTGAAAGTGCAAAAGAGTGCTGACCACTATACGGAGGCGGCCATGGATGAGATAACCATCTTGAAACAGATTGCAGAGGGAGACCCGGATGATAAAAAATGCGTGGTGAAGCTTCTGGACCATTTTAAGCATTCGGGACCAAATGGGCAGCATGTTTGTATGGTTTTCGAGTACTTGGGTGATAATCTGTTGACGCTTATTAAGTACAGTGATTACCGGGGAGTGCCATTACGTATGGTTAAGGAGATTTGTTATCATGTTTTGGTTGGATTGGATTATTTGCACAGACAGCTCTCCATTATACACACTGATTTGAAGCCGGAGAATATCTTGTTGATGTCAATGATAGACCATCTCAAGGATCCGACAAATTCAAGAGCACCTCTTATTCTTCCAAGTGGTAAAGACAAGGATGCGTCGGAGTCGGGGTATGCAAAAGCATTAAATGGGGATGTGTCTCGGAACCAGAAGAAAAAGATTAGAAGAAAGGCAAAGCGTGCAGCTCAAGAGTGCGCGGATAGAGATGAAGCTGATGCTGATGTAGAAACATCCGCCAAGGTAGAGGCATCTCTTAACACAAGATTGAATGTGTGTTCTGTTGAAGAGCAGACTACTAGTTCTGTCAAAGCGGATAGATCATCAGATGCTGATGGACCAAATGGATCTCGTCCAGGAAGTCAGGGTACCAAGAGAGGCAATCGCACCACAAGGCGGAAGTTGTTGGCATCAATTGACCTGAAGTGCAAATTGGTTGATTTTGGTAATGCATGTTGGACGTACAAACAGTTCACAAACGATATCCAAACAAGACAGTATAGGTGCCCAGAGGTGATCCTCGGCTCAAAATATTCTACCTCCGCAGATCTTTGGtcttttgcatgcatttgttttgagcttgcaacTGGTGATGTGCTCTTTGATCCCCACAGTGGTGACAACTTTGACAGGGATGAG GATCACTTAGCATTGATGATGGAGCTTCTTGGAATGATGCCACGAAAG ATTGCCTTAGGTGGTCGATATTCCAGAGATTACTTTAATAGATATGGTGATTTGAGGCACATTCGCCGCTTGCGCTTTTGGCCCCTGAATAAGGTTCTGGTAGAAAAGTATGAATTCAGCGAGAAAGATGCAAGTGAATTGGCTGACTTTCTCGTTCCCATCCTCGACTTTGTCCCTGAGAAACGGCCTACTGCTGCACAGTGCCTTCTTCATCCATGGATCAGTGCAGGTCCTCGACTATTGGAACCATCTATAGCTTCTGATAAAAAGCAAGGAGTGGACAGTGACACGACTGAAGAAAACCAGAGGGAAAAAAACGAAAGGGAGGCAATGGAAGTTGGATTGGCAAATATTGCCATTAATTCCGATTCTAAACCGGTCAAAGATGTCCCATCTAGTAGTAAACCCTCGAGGGCAGCCATAAGTAGTTCATCCAGGTAG